Proteins encoded within one genomic window of Mya arenaria isolate MELC-2E11 chromosome 13, ASM2691426v1:
- the LOC128214359 gene encoding uncharacterized protein LOC128214359 — protein MLNAFKVLQFVEKDSSGTLDNQNMEAYTEDMNVAQDSLSLLLKAVKHASSYIEREMSTSIYNIENFFQNISTAMTSIVYFIAATLDVILRTPVTVITTLLSLIQNILNGTLYILLDVILFCMKECLVFTIRAVMYILCSVIVNILSVISVAISLLSTTLVGYITIIDFVVLNFVFPVCDALFWMTIVCLTLVCLFCAFGSIEQSRGRLERVWERHGIKCVLILPVIYAATDIWRTACAILLNFFLHPLLYTGILGIVTFGIVIYVRFMLISSRSLFHEARNDTVYHVNIIFGYAKLYFRIKWIRLKHFIMENDIWTNIKNKLNVKTSVDGDFSSQNDNICEECVICFEEKEFVTIVPCLHRGICQSCIFRVIEHDYRCPLCRGIIQKVLGPAQT, from the coding sequence atgttaaatgcatttaaagtcCTGCAATTTGTTGAAAAGGATAGTAGCGGTACTTTAGATAATCAAAATATGGAGGCATATACAGAAGATATGAACGTTGCACAAGACAGCTTATCGCTATTGCTCAAAGCAGTAAAACATGCAAGTTCGTACATTGAACGCGAAATGTCAACGTCCATTTACAACATAGAAAACTTCTTCCAAAACATAAGTACAGCAATGACGAGTATAGTTTATTTTATAGCAGCAACACTGGATGTTATATTAAGAACCCCTGTGACTGTGATTACAACTTTGCTCAGCCTTATACAGAACATTTTGAATGGCACTTTATACATTCTACTTGATGTGATACTATTTTGCATGAAAGAATGCCTTGTTTTCACAATCAGAGCAGTTATGTACATTCTTTGTTCTGTTATTGTCAACATCCTTAGTGTTATATCAGTGGCAATATCTTTACTGTCTACGACTTTAGTAGGCTATATAACTATCATCGACTTTGTCGTCTTAAATTTCGTCTTTCCTGTTTGTGATGCGCTGTTCTGGATGACGATAGTATGTCTAACATTAgtatgcttgttttgtgcatttgGGTCAATTGAGCAGTCAAGAGGGCGATTAGAAAGAGTGTGGGAACGACACGGTATAAAGTGTGTTCTCATATTGCCGGTAATCTACGCCGCCACGGATATTTGGAGAACAGCATGTGCCATCCTTCTAAACTTTTTTCTTCATCCGCTGCTGTACACTGGCATTCTAGGCATTGTGACGTTTGGAATAGTGATATATGTTCGTTTCATGCTTATATCAAGCCGATCGCTATTCCATGAAGCACGCAATGACACGGTGTATcatgtaaatatcatttttggctATGCAAAACTTTACTTTCGAATCAAATGGATTCGACTCAAGCACTTTATAATGGAAAATGATATCTGGACCAACATCAAGAATAAGCTTAATGTGAAAACTAGTGTTGACGGTGACTTTTCTTCGCAGAACGACAACATATGCGAGGaatgtgttatatgttttgaAGAAAAGGAATTTGTAACGATAGTGCCATGTTTGCACAGAGGTATATGCCAATCATGTATATTCCGTGTGATTGAGCACGATTACCGATGTCCATTGTGTAGAGGAATTATTCAGAAGGTTCTTGGACCCGCTCAAACTTAG
- the LOC128215028 gene encoding uncharacterized protein LOC128215028, protein MFGLIVPWLFLVSGLVASKAVQMEDTQSRSVPIATTHRSCFVCAGPLAICESLFKSVTCPVDKQFCINELTNRADASRTVVRRCGTQQECHDSWLNGTSSSDRCANFDQHFVYTSQFTCDYCCTSDR, encoded by the exons ATGTTCGGATTAATCGTTC CGTGGTTGTTCCTTGTGAGTGGTTTGGTAGCATCGAAAGCGGTCCAAATGGAAG ACACCCAGAGTCGCTCGGTGCCCATTGCAACTACACATA GGTCATGTTTTGTCTGCGCGGGACCATTGGCAATTTGTGAGAGCCTTTTCAAATCCGTTACCTGCCCTGTAGACAAGCAGTTTTGCATAAATGAGCTGACAAACCGCGCAGATGCCTCGAGAACAGTAGTTAGAAG atGTGGCACTCAACAGGAATGTCATGACAGCTGGTTAAATGGGACTTCATCGAGCGACAGGTGTGCTAACTTCGACCAACATTTCGTTTACACAAGCCAGTTCACATGCGACTATTGTTGTACATCGGATCGATAA
- the LOC128214662 gene encoding uncharacterized protein LOC128214662, with product MQSLLARLTASADHNSNGKGAAGTNDNSIKRGPSSIKGVVNHADIKNKNCRKQNMPKLNLDVSKALTETIGISPESSSTPDTDDALEIEIVMATNKAPPAMVGQQSSSSSPGQLWEGSRNKGSRLPLNSIATEKDGVDNTGLDSEDDNDTQRTQMYTPQQAWSAFENCVKNIDNSNPEYFIKKPKPNYVSSATFQQVMVDMYGNSEYGNTKEYTVLKQKMNNMTRATGLVSRMIFSAINKGQEEREEEEARIANGDPGEDEPDMSSHGEQKSVIKVFDKGGWKMLKRDVNENTLEHHTQSTKMNWTMLQHTVKQMTNTEKTRQDLYERYGIVPTKLDDGTFVSENRMLSERARSQMYGRTVDGREYMRPSSYQHHDVGLRSKSQLSSHSTPSPKKPRGNSKSGKSPDIIQRRQRPVTAVK from the coding sequence ATGCAGAGTCTTTTGGCGCGCTTAACGGCGTCCGCAGATCATAATTCAAATGGGAAAGGAGCAGCGGGGACGAATGATAACAGTATTAAACGCGGCCCATCATCAATTAAAGGTGTCGTAAATCACGCtgatatcaaaaacaaaaattgtcgtAAACAAAACATGCCGAAACTGAATTTGGATGTATCAAAGGCTTTAACTGAAACGATCGGAATTTCTCCAGAATCCTCCAGTACACCAGATACTGACGATGCGTTGGAAATTGAGATAGTAATGGCAACTAACAAAGCTCCGCCTGCTATGGTTGGTCAGCAAAGCAGCTCTTCCAGCCCAGGGCAGCTGTGGGAAGGTTCGCGAAATAAGGGCTCCAGGTTACCTCTGAACAGTATCGCAACGGAAAAGGATGGTGTTGACAACACGGGGTTGGATTCCGAGGACGATAATGACACCCAGAGGACTCAAATGTATACACCGCAACAAGCCTGGTCGGCTTTTGAAAACTGTGTTAAGAACATAGATAACAGTAATCCGGAGTACTTTATAAAGAAGCCGAAACCGAACTATGTATCAAGCGCAACTTTCCAACAGGTCATGGTGGATATGTATGGTAACAGCGAATATGGAAACACGAAAGaatatacagtgttaaaacaaaaaatgaacaatatgaCTAGAGCAACAGGTCTAGTTTCAAGGATGATATTTAGTGCTATAAATAAGGGACAGGAGGAGAGGGAGGAGGAGGAGGCCCGGATTGCTAATGGAGATCCAGGTGAGGATGAACCGGATATGTCGTCACACGGGGAACAAAAGAGTGTCATAAAAGTGTTCGATAAGGGAGGATGGAAAATGTTGAAGCGTGATGTAAATGAGAATACATTGGAGCACCATACACAGTCTACGAAAATGAACTGGACAATGTTGCAACATACTGTGAAACAAATGACTAACACAGAGAAAACGCGTCAAGACTTATATGAGCGTTACGGTATAGTGCCGACGAAGTTGGATGATGGAACTTTTGTCTCTGAAAACCGTATGTTAAGTGAGCGCGCACGCTCACAGATGTACGGACGGACGGTAGACGGACGAGAGTACATGCGGCCCTCGAGCTACCAGCATCATGATGTCGGATTACGGTCAAAATCACAATTGAGTAGTCATAGTACCCCTAGCCCAAAGAAACCTCGAGGCAATTCGAAAAGTGGTAAAAGTCCTGACATCATTCAAAGACGACAGCGACCAGTAACCGCTGTTAAATAA
- the LOC128215027 gene encoding uncharacterized protein LOC128215027, protein MYGRHIEPPTMYDRHIEPHTMYDRHIEPPTMYGHHIEPPTMYGRHIEPPTMYDRHIEPPTMYDRHIEPPTMYDRHIEPPTMYDRHIEPPSMYDRHIEPPTVYDRHIKPPTMYDRHIEPPTMYGCHIEPATMYDLHIEPPTVYDRHIEPPTVHDRHIEPPTVYDRHIEPPTVYDGHIEPPTMYDRHIKPPTMYDRHIEPPTMYDLYIEPPTVYDRHIEPPTMYDRHIEPRTVYDRHIEPPTVYDGHIEPPTMYDRHIEPLSMDDRHIEPPTMYDRHIEPPTMYDLHIEPPTMYDRHIEPPTVYDRHIEPPTMYDRHIEPPTMYDRHIEPPTLYDRHIEPPTVYDRHIEPPTMYDRHIEPPTVYDLHIEPPTVYDGHIEPPTMYDRHIKPPTMYDRHIEPPTIYDLYIEPPTMYDRHIEPATMYDRHIEPPTVYDRHIEPPTMYDRHIKPPTMYDRHIEPATMYNRHIEPPTVYDRHIEPPTVHDRHIEPPTVYDRHIEPPTVYDGHIEPPTMYDRHIKPPTMYDRHIEPPTMYDLYIEPPTVYDRHIEPATMYDRHIEPPTMYDRHIEPHTMYDRHIEPPTVYDRHIEPPTVYDRHIEPPTVYDGHIEPPTTYDRHIEPPTMYDRHIEPPTMYDRHIEPPTMYDRHIEPPTMYDLHIEPPTIYDRHIEPPTMYDLYIEPPTMYDRHIEPPTVYDRHIEPPTMYDRHIEPPTVYDRHIKPATLFTTFIQIHPISITPRDTCPTLIYTTDIPQMLFACGTGNRRYILNLRRFDV, encoded by the coding sequence ATGTACGGTCGTCACATTGAACCACCTACTATGTACGATCGTCACATTGAACCACATACTATGTACGATCGTCACATTGAACCACCTACTATGTACGGTCATCACATTGAACCACCTACTATGTACGGTCGTCACATTGAACCACCTACTATGTACGATCGTCACATTGAACCACCTACTATGTACGATCGTCACATTGAACCACCTACCATGTACGATCGTCACATTGAACCACCTACCATGTACGATCGTCACATTGAACCACCTTCTATGTATGATCGTCACATTGAACCACCTACCGTGTATGATCGTCACATTAAACCACCTACCATGTACGATCGTCACATTGAACCACCTACTATGTACGGTTGTCACATTGAACCAGCTACCATGTACGATCTTCACATTGAACCACCTACCGTGTATGATCGTCACATTGAACCACCTACCGTGCATGATCGTCACATTGAACCACCTACCGTGTATGATCGTCACATTGAACCACCTACCGTGTATGATGGTCACATTGAACCACCTACTATGTACGATCGTCACATTAAACCACCTACCATGTACGATCGTCACATTGAACCACCTACCATGTACGATCTTTACATTGAACCACCTACCGTGTATGATCGTCACATTGAACCACCTACTATGTATGATCGTCACATTGAACCACGTACCGTGTATGATCGTCACATTGAACCACCTACCGTGTATGATGGTCACATTGAACCACCTACTATGTATGATCGTCACATTGAACCACTTTCCATGGACGATCGTCACATTGAACCACCTACTATGTACGATCGTCACATTGAACCACCTACCATGTACGATCTTCACATTGAACCACCTACCATGTACGATCGTCACATTGAACCACCTACCGTGTATGATCGTCACATTGAACCACCTACCATGTACGATCGTCACATTGAACCACCTACTATGTACGATCGTCACATTGAACCACCTACCTTGTATGATCGTCACATTGAACCACCTACCGTGTATGATCGTCACATTGAACCACCTACCATGTACGATCGTCACATTGAACCACCTACCGTGTATGATCTTCACATTGAACCACCTACCGTGTATGATGGTCACATTGAACCACCTACTATGTACGATCGTCACATTAAACCACCTACCATGTACGATCGTCACATTGAACCACCTACCATTTACGATCTTTACATTGAACCACCTACCATGTATGATCGTCACATTGAACCAGCTACCATGTACGATCGTCACATTGAACCACCTACCGTGTATGATCGTCACATTGAACCACCTACTATGTACGATCGTCACATTAAACCACCTACCATGTACGATCGTCACATTGAACCAGCTACCATGTACAATCGTCACATTGAACCACCTACCGTGTATGATCGTCACATTGAACCACCTACCGTGCATGATCGTCACATTGAACCACCTACCGTGTATGATCGTCACATTGAACCACCTACCGTGTATGATGGTCACATTGAACCACCTACTATGTACGATCGTCACATTAAACCACCTACCATGTACGATCGTCACATTGAACCACCTACCATGTACGATCTTTACATTGAACCACCTACCGTGTATGATCGTCACATTGAACCAGCGACCATGTACGATCGTCACATTGAACCACCTACCATGTACGATCGTCACATTGAACCACATACTATGTATGATCGTCACATTGAACCACCTACCGTGTATGATCGTCACATTGAACCACCTACCGTGTATGATCGTCACATTGAACCACCTACCGTGTATGATGGTCACATTGAACCACCTACTACGTACGATCGTCACATTGAACCACCTACCATGTACGATCGTCACATTGAACCACCTACTATGTACGATCGTCACATTGAGCCACCTACTATGTACGATCGTCACATTGAACCACCTACTATGTACGATCTTCACATTGAACCACCTACCATATACGATCGTCACATTGAACCACCTACCATGTACGATCTTTACATTGAACCACCTACCATGTACGATCGTCACATTGAACCACCTACCGTGTACGATCGTCACATTGAACCACCTACCATGTACGATCGTCACATTGAACCACCTACCGTGTATGATCGTCACATTAAACCAGCTACCCTATTTACGACCTTC